The following are encoded in a window of bacterium genomic DNA:
- a CDS encoding sigma-70 family RNA polymerase sigma factor gives MKPRKVASLSRSKLKKVKKIAKKTVKKTVKKALPTGRQASRKAKGITMKSKKVEKFSKKSNAKQGKLTGKKAAKREIDLQALGELIERGRSRGFVTDGEVLNYFPHVEDDISFLEEIYDKLEESQIKVIETNQLIELPKEEISTKELEEATVGEHLPDAVQMYLKEIGKTPLLKGEEERELAKKIEKGDQEARRHFIQANLRLVVSIAKRYVNRSPNLSILDLVQEGNIGLSRAVDKFDYRRGFKFSTYATWWIRQAITRALADQSRTIRIPVHMVETISKYTQAKRRLLQELGREPLAEEIAIEMNIPVEKIRHIQKISQDVVSLESPVGDDDEDSTLSEFIPDDRNLTPSQVASQTLLRDKIKEILVDLTPREQKILSMRFGLDDGVTHTLEEVGKEFGVTRERIRQIEAKALVRIRGHGKAHTLEGY, from the coding sequence TTGAAACCCCGTAAAGTTGCTTCGCTCTCACGGAGCAAGCTTAAAAAAGTTAAGAAGATAGCTAAAAAGACGGTCAAAAAAACCGTTAAAAAAGCCCTGCCTACCGGTAGGCAGGCGTCTAGAAAGGCTAAGGGGATTACTATGAAGTCCAAGAAGGTGGAGAAGTTCTCGAAGAAATCTAATGCAAAACAGGGTAAACTCACCGGCAAAAAAGCCGCGAAACGGGAAATTGATTTGCAGGCCTTGGGTGAGCTTATCGAAAGAGGCCGAAGTCGCGGTTTCGTGACCGACGGCGAGGTTTTGAATTATTTTCCGCATGTTGAAGACGATATCAGCTTTTTAGAAGAGATTTACGACAAACTCGAAGAGTCCCAGATTAAAGTAATAGAAACCAATCAATTAATTGAACTTCCGAAAGAAGAGATTAGCACTAAAGAATTGGAGGAGGCGACCGTAGGCGAGCATTTGCCTGACGCTGTACAGATGTATTTAAAAGAAATTGGTAAGACCCCACTCTTGAAAGGCGAGGAAGAAAGGGAGTTGGCGAAGAAAATTGAAAAAGGGGACCAAGAAGCCCGCCGTCATTTCATTCAGGCCAACCTGCGTTTAGTGGTTTCTATCGCCAAGCGGTATGTGAATCGCTCTCCGAATTTGAGCATTTTGGATTTGGTGCAGGAAGGTAACATAGGTTTATCCCGTGCCGTCGATAAATTTGATTATCGCCGTGGTTTTAAATTTTCTACCTATGCCACTTGGTGGATTCGCCAGGCCATTACCCGCGCTTTAGCCGACCAATCCCGCACCATTCGTATTCCGGTGCATATGGTGGAAACAATTTCTAAATACACGCAGGCCAAACGCCGTCTTCTACAAGAGCTGGGCCGTGAGCCTTTGGCGGAAGAGATTGCTATTGAGATGAATATACCGGTAGAAAAGATCCGCCACATTCAGAAAATTTCCCAGGACGTCGTTTCTTTGGAATCTCCAGTAGGCGATGATGATGAGGATTCCACCCTTTCGGAGTTCATTCCCGACGACCGCAACCTGACTCCTTCACAGGTAGCTTCTCAAACTTTACTCCGTGACAAAATCAAAGAAATTTTGGTTGACCTGACTCCCCGCGAGCAGAAGATTTTGAGCATGCGTTTTGGTTTGGATGATGGCGTGACCCACACTCTGGAAGAAGTGGGCAAGGAATTCGGCGTTACTCGTGAGCGTATTCGGCAGATTGAAGCTAAGGCTTTGGTTCGTATTCGGGGGCACGGGAAGGCACACACCTTAGAAGGCTACTAG
- the dnaG gene encoding DNA primase has product MSDNTQQIKDKLDIADFIRVYVPLNPAGKNLKGHCPFHKEKSPSFIVSPDRQMWHCFGCNVGGDIFAFLMRFENIEFFEALKILAEKTGVDIGQISGPDQKALNVLYEANRLAKDFFKSQLTPAVREYLKSRGLKPETIAEFEIGFAPDQPEVLTRFLLGKGYAITAIEKAGLSLKTDRGTFRDRFRNRIMFPLINSFGKTIAFTGRIMPGFESENLGKYVNSPETPIFNKSKLLYGLDKSKNFIRDSRTAVLVEGQMDLIMSWQDGVKNLVATSGTALTVDHLRNLKRLSDSLVLSFDQDAAGKMAAERTIDLANAADFSIKVLSVPADLGVKDPADIAQANPGMMVKLVSEAKPAMEYLISQHQISNRSDTLVWKKNVRALLSRLRVIASPVERSHWLKIISDQSGVAQTTLEEEMLNIKDEAPKFTDSAVEPAEKAKLPQLSRKDLISQRTISLVLNHPAFYEDIKNNIEHIPESYRAILEHGRDPKSLSLNVELKPVADLVSLRSGLDFESDEVKAKAELLELVRQLKMENLRSHKQELLWSIKLAEQKNNEAELTAALSAFDKVLQEMQNLEKQATLA; this is encoded by the coding sequence ATGTCGGATAACACCCAGCAGATAAAAGATAAGTTGGATATCGCGGATTTTATCCGAGTTTACGTGCCGTTGAATCCTGCCGGAAAGAATCTCAAAGGCCATTGCCCGTTTCACAAAGAGAAGAGCCCGTCTTTTATCGTTTCGCCTGACCGACAGATGTGGCATTGTTTCGGTTGTAATGTCGGAGGAGATATTTTTGCATTCTTGATGCGTTTTGAAAATATAGAATTCTTTGAAGCCTTGAAAATTCTCGCGGAAAAAACAGGCGTGGATATCGGGCAAATTTCCGGACCTGATCAGAAAGCCCTGAATGTTTTATATGAAGCTAATCGCTTAGCTAAGGACTTTTTCAAATCCCAACTCACCCCCGCCGTCCGCGAATATTTAAAATCCCGAGGCCTGAAGCCGGAAACTATAGCAGAGTTTGAAATCGGGTTCGCTCCCGACCAACCCGAAGTCCTCACCAGATTTTTACTCGGCAAAGGCTATGCAATCACCGCGATTGAAAAAGCCGGACTTTCTCTGAAAACCGACCGCGGTACTTTTCGGGACCGTTTCCGTAATCGGATAATGTTTCCGTTGATTAATTCTTTCGGCAAAACCATCGCTTTTACGGGAAGAATTATGCCGGGATTTGAATCGGAAAATTTAGGGAAATATGTGAACTCGCCCGAAACGCCAATTTTCAATAAATCGAAGCTACTTTATGGCCTGGATAAGTCCAAGAATTTTATCCGCGACAGCCGTACCGCCGTACTAGTGGAAGGTCAGATGGACTTGATAATGTCTTGGCAGGACGGAGTGAAGAATTTGGTGGCGACATCCGGAACGGCGCTCACCGTTGATCACCTCCGTAATCTCAAACGCCTTTCGGATTCTTTAGTACTTTCTTTCGATCAGGACGCCGCCGGAAAAATGGCCGCCGAACGCACGATTGATTTGGCAAATGCCGCCGATTTTTCGATTAAAGTTTTGTCGGTGCCGGCGGATCTTGGCGTGAAGGATCCGGCAGATATCGCGCAGGCGAATCCCGGAATGATGGTGAAGCTGGTTTCCGAGGCTAAGCCGGCGATGGAATATTTGATTAGTCAGCATCAAATATCTAATCGTTCCGACACGCTGGTTTGGAAAAAGAATGTACGGGCGCTTTTATCCCGACTTCGGGTGATAGCTAGCCCAGTGGAGCGTTCGCATTGGTTGAAAATTATTTCCGATCAGAGTGGTGTCGCTCAGACAACGCTGGAGGAAGAAATGTTGAACATCAAAGATGAGGCGCCGAAATTTACCGACTCGGCTGTGGAGCCCGCCGAAAAAGCCAAACTTCCGCAATTATCACGCAAGGATCTGATTAGCCAGCGGACTATTTCGCTAGTGTTAAATCATCCGGCTTTCTATGAAGATATAAAAAATAACATTGAGCATATTCCGGAAAGTTATAGGGCTATTTTGGAGCACGGTAGGGACCCGAAATCTTTGTCGTTGAATGTTGAACTGAAGCCGGTGGCTGATTTAGTCAGCTTACGATCCGGTTTGGACTTTGAATCCGACGAAGTTAAGGCCAAAGCCGAGTTATTGGAGTTGGTGCGTCAGTTAAAGATGGAAAATTTGCGCTCCCATAAGCAGGAATTGCTCTGGTCTATTAAACTCGCCGAGCAGAAGAATAATGAGGCTGAGCTTACAGCGGCCCTCTCTGCCTTTGACAAAGTACTTCAAGAAATGCAGAATTTAGAGAAACAAGCGACTTTGGCATAG
- a CDS encoding plastocyanin/azurin family copper-binding protein gives MKRLFLIGVLTAAICLAGLFVFFNYFQSGLPEKEEGIFTEEVPAGYFDLRGITEVLVDMKDFDFNPRRIVVSPGTKVLWKNGDELFHSVNFDSQPAGLLTKLANSTQLKYGELFTHLFNFPGTYTYHSSDNPATMTGEIRVK, from the coding sequence ATGAAGCGTTTATTTCTAATTGGAGTATTGACCGCCGCTATTTGTTTGGCCGGTTTATTTGTATTTTTTAATTATTTTCAATCGGGACTGCCGGAGAAAGAGGAGGGTATTTTTACAGAAGAGGTGCCAGCCGGATATTTTGATTTGCGGGGAATCACGGAGGTGCTGGTAGATATGAAAGATTTTGATTTTAATCCTCGTAGGATTGTAGTCAGCCCGGGGACGAAGGTTCTCTGGAAGAATGGTGACGAACTTTTTCATTCCGTGAACTTTGATTCTCAACCGGCCGGATTACTGACTAAACTTGCGAATTCTACCCAACTTAAATACGGCGAGCTTTTTACTCATCTGTTTAATTTCCCCGGCACCTACACTTATCATTCCTCCGACAATCCCGCCACAATGACCGGCGAAATAAGAGTTAAATAA
- a CDS encoding phosphatase PAP2 family protein: MKWWKEVRDTFVFCWREKFKALIIFWIMAGATYAIIPKILILEPDVTPFYHLDQAIPFVSWTVVIYLTLYLQVTLIFLTVRNRLVLRNLFWAYMLGGLLLSLFYFFLPTTHNYPTPVVHCLNYFDGAVLWLRATDVAANQFPSGHAFFSLLGPFLLMSAGRYRKGVLFMLWGALITISTLTVKQHNLVDVVAGGLFAMAFGYLFGESCPRRDD; this comes from the coding sequence TTGAAGTGGTGGAAGGAGGTGCGAGATACTTTTGTTTTTTGCTGGCGAGAGAAATTTAAGGCCCTTATTATCTTTTGGATAATGGCTGGCGCGACTTACGCAATTATTCCGAAAATTCTAATTTTGGAACCAGACGTCACGCCATTCTATCATCTCGACCAGGCCATCCCTTTCGTGTCGTGGACGGTAGTAATTTACCTGACTCTCTATCTGCAAGTCACCCTAATTTTTCTGACGGTTCGTAATCGACTAGTTCTTCGGAATCTTTTTTGGGCATACATGCTCGGTGGTCTGCTCTTGAGTCTTTTCTATTTCTTTCTGCCGACGACGCATAATTATCCTACGCCGGTAGTGCATTGTCTGAATTACTTTGACGGCGCCGTGCTCTGGTTGCGGGCTACCGATGTGGCCGCCAATCAATTTCCCAGCGGGCATGCCTTTTTCAGCTTACTTGGGCCATTTCTCTTGATGTCCGCCGGGCGTTATCGGAAGGGTGTACTGTTCATGCTTTGGGGCGCATTGATTACCATTAGCACCCTAACCGTGAAACAGCACAACCTTGTGGATGTGGTAGCCGGCGGACTCTTTGCTATGGCCTTCGGTTATCTGTTTGGTGAGTCCTGCCCTCGACGTGATGATTAG